One Melitaea cinxia chromosome 17, ilMelCinx1.1, whole genome shotgun sequence genomic region harbors:
- the LOC123661638 gene encoding esterase FE4-like codes for MKYYWVVLWTLWAGRLVRQPTIPVRVESGLLRGSIAADGSHISYLGVPYASYEERFQPSHPRPKWEGILEATEEHIRCSQRFTNTFISGQEDCLTLNIYTPFRPADKLRPVMLFIHGGGFRDGSGSPYLYGPGYLVKHDIILVTFNYRLEVLGFLCLGIKEAPGNVGLKDQVQALLWVQRNIRIFGGDPNRVTIFGESAGSASVFYHVLSPLSKGLFQKAIMQSGSAISPWSLQFEPIETAKQLAKQMGYELDNPHQLYELFKSKSIKELLSTRVPRGEGDVVLSENIFVPCVERKILNENQFLTDVPYNLISNNAYNKVPLIIGYNNAEGYMFVGKENATTISNFNYYGAMPRDLLFPSDEVKIKTAEDLKSLYDNSELSDDLLVRLSKFEGDSGIIYPVTITTEMLANTNTYPVYAYKLCYDGWMNIMKLLFGFSKYPGATHADDIFYMFKLKITLPPSFFEVDMINKITTLWTDFAKYGDPTPTVTKELPTKWYPVDKKDPHLFIIDKKFSRQRLWTDEMLLFWNRTYSKYRRK; via the exons ATGAAGTATTACTGGGTTGTGTTGTGGACGCTGTGGGCAGGGCGACTGGTCAGGCAGCCAACGATACCAGTGCGCGTTGAGAGCGGTCTATTAAGGGGATCAATAGCTGCAGATGGGTCACACATCAGCTACTTGGGTGTACCTTACGCTTCTTATGAGGAGAGATTCCAG CCGTCCCATCCGAGACCAAAATGGGAAGGTATACTAGAAGCGACAGAAGAACACATAAGGTGTTCACAAAGATTCACAAACACCTTCATATCAGGACAGGAAGACTGCCTGACGCTAAACATTTATACACCTTTTCGACCGGCTGATAAACTTCGTCCTGTAATGCTTTTTATCCACGGTGGAGGCTTCAGGGATGGATCTGGTTCACCATATCTGTATGGACCAGGATATTTAGTAAAACACGATATTATTCTAGTCACATTTAATTACAGACTTGAAGTCTTAGGATTTTTATGCTTAGGTATTAAAGAGGCTCCTGGTAATGTAGGTTTAAAAGATCAGGTGCAAGCCTTGCTTTGGGTTCAAAGGAATATTAGAATATTTGGTGGTGACCCTAATAGAGTAACGATATTTGGTGAAAGTGCAGGGTCAGCATCTGTATTTTATCATGTTTTGTCGCCGTTATCTAAAGGACTCTTCCAAAAGGCGATCATGCAAAGTGGTTCTGCGATTTCGCCGTGGAGTCTCCAATTTGAGCCCATCGAAACAGCTAAACAATTGGCAAAACAAATGGGTTACGAATTAGACAATCCTCATCAGCTGTACGAACTGTTTAAAAGCAAATCGATCAAAGAATTACTCAGTACAAGAGTACCAAGAGGTGAGGGCGACGTTGTGCTCTCAGAAAATATCTTCGTACCTTGTGTTGAGAGGAAAATACTAAACGAAAACCAGTTTCTAACAGACGTACCGTATAACTTGATTTCTAACAACGCATACAACAAAGTACCTTTAATTATAGGTTATAACAATGCTGAAGGTTATATGTTTGTTGGAAAAGAAAATGCCACAAcgataagtaattttaattactacgGAGCGATGCCTCGCGATCTGTTGTTTCCATCAGATGAAGTCAAAATCAAAACGGCAGAAGATCTTAAATCATTATACGATAACTCGGAGTTATCAGATGATTTGTTAGTTAGATTATCAAAATTCGAGGGTGATTCTGGTATCATATACCCTGTAACTATAACAACTGAAATGTTAGCTAACACTAATACATACCCGGTGTACGCATACAAGCTTTGTTATGATGGCTGGatgaatataatgaaattattgtttgGATTTTCGAAGTATCCGGGAGCGACTCATGCCgacgatattttttatatgtttaaattaaaaataacgttacCACCGTCGTTTTTTGAAGTTGACATGATTAATAAAATCACAACGTTGTGGACAGACTTCGCTAAATATGG GGATCCAACACCAACAGTGACGAAAGAATTGCCAACTAAATGGTACCCAGTAGACAAAAAAGAtccacatttatttataatcgacAAAAAATTCTCAAGGCAGCGACTTTGGACGGACGAAATGCTATTATTCTGGAATAGAACATATTCGAAGTACAGAAGaaagtaa
- the LOC123661637 gene encoding esterase FE4-like: protein MKTYWLVLWSLWAARLVRQPTPPVRVTGGWLRGVVAPDGSHKRYLAVPYATHPIKRFQAPGPEPTWRGTFEAIEENVRCLQRVGKSVLIGQEDCLIMNIYTPVDANTHSKYPVMVFIHGGGFFDGSGSNFMYGPDYLVSKDVIYVTINYRLNIQGFVCLRIKEAPGNAGLKDQVAALKWVQRNIEAFGGDPNSVTIFGESAGAASVSFIVLSPMAKGLFHKAILQSGSSLSSWALQFKPVYMAGLLTKVMGHATDDVYEIYNILMKKSDRDLIVSRVPRREGNIIISELLYTPCVEDKISGVEAFLTESPYDVLSQGRYNKVPIMIGLTSSEGLLFAGMENDTTIPNIKFEKSLPKNLEVPDESKRIEIAKKLKEFYLGDSEISASTLVNVSKLYAELYFSLPVLAETELYLNTNDFPVYSYLFSYSGRRNLPKLSLGYGLSNGPGATHADDIFYLFQQPLLPTLFENKMINIVTTLWTNFAKYGDPTPEVSDLLPVKWLPLNKTSPHSFVIDREFSTVPLWFTDSLKYLRNIYSKYRRKKD from the exons ATGAAGACTTATTGGCTGGTGTTGTGGTCGCTATGGGCGGCGCGGTTGGTCAGGCAGCCAACGCCGCCGGTGCGAGTCACCGGTGGATGGTTGCGTGGCGTGGTAGCCCCTGACGGTTCACATAAGCGATATTTAGCTGTTCCGTACGCCACTCATCCTATTAAACGTTTTCAG GCTCCTGGCCCTGAGCCGACATGGCGTGGTACATTCGAAGCGATAGAAGAAAATGTACGTTGTTTACAAAGGGTTGGCAAAAGTGTACTTATTGGTCAGGAAGATTGCTTAATTATGAATATATACACGCCGGTTGATGCAAATACACATTCGAAATACCCTGTAATGGTTTTCATTCATGGAGGCGGATTTTTTGATGGGTCTGGTTCAAATTTTATGTACGGTCCTGATTATTTAGTTAGCAAAGATGTCATTTATGTAACCATCaattatagattaaatattcAAGGATTTGTTTGCTTAAGAATAAAAGAAGCGCCAGGAAACGCTGGTTTAAAAGACCAAGTAGCTGCACTTAAATGGGTACAAAGGAATATTGAAGCGTTTGGAGGAGACCCAAATAGTGTAACGATATTTGGTGAAAGCGCGGGAGCAGCGTCTGTATCTTTCATTGTTCTTTCACCAATGGCGAAAGGTCTCTTTCATAAAGCTATCTTACAAAGTGGTTCTTCGTTGTCATCTTGGGCGTTGCAATTCAAGCCGGTATATATGGCTGGATTATTGACTAAAGTGATGGGACATGCCACTGACGACgtatatgaaatttataatatattaatgaaaaaatctGACAGAGATTTAATTGTAAGCAGAGTGCCAAGAAGAGAGGGTAATATTATCATTTCAGAGCTGCTTTACACACCCTGTGTTGAAGATAAAATATCAGGAGTCGAAGCATTTTTGACTGAATCGCCGTACGATGTGTTATCTCAGGGAAGATATAATAAAGTTCCAATAATGATCGGTCTAACAAGTTCAGAAGGGTTACTCTTTGCTGGTATGGAAAACGATACTACGATACcgaatattaaatttgaaaaatcatTACCTAAGAATTTGGAAGTACCTGACGAATCAAAACGAATAGAAATAGCAAAGAAATTAAAGGAATTTTATTTGGGTGATAGTGAAATTTCCGCTAGCACTTTAGTAAATGTTTCAAAACTATACGCTGAGTTGTATTTTTCACTCCCAGTTCTTGCAGAAACTGAACTATATCTAAATACTAATGATTTTCCAGTATATAGCTACTTATTCAGTTATAGTGGAAGACGTAATTTGCCAAAGTTATCTCTAGGTTATGGACTTAGTAATGGCCCGGGGGCTACGCACGCTGACgatatattctatttatttcaaCAGCCTTTGCTTCCCAcattgtttgaaaataaaatgattaacaTAGTAACAACTTTGTGGACAAACTTTGCTAAATATGG GGATCCAACTCCAGAGGTGTCAGATCTGTTGCCAGTGAAGTGGTTACCACTAAATAAGACGTCACCTCATTCCTTTGTCATCGACAGAGAATTCTCCACGGTACCACTGTGGTTCACCGACTCCCTTAAATACTTACGTAATATCTACTCAAaatacagaagaaaaaaagactGA
- the LOC123661612 gene encoding esterase FE4-like, with translation MKYVVLFSLILANFVREPTPVVKVQSGLIRGRVSDDGRIYEYFGIPYATVTRRNRFKAPLPPSKWDGIFEAINENIRCPQKMIGPIITGEEDCLKLNVYTPAAVAPGKALPVMVFIHGGCFIEGTGSAFLYGPDFIVEQGVIFVGINYRLSVEGFLCLGIKEAPGNAGLKDQIAALSWIKENIAAFGGDPNSVTLFGESAGSASISFLLLSQAAEGLFHRAILQSGPSVAPWTIQHDPIKTASTLAKEFGYSGDDPHKIYKVLSSKSANELLSAIKYTTRMQYITAETLFVPCVEKNIPGVESLITEYPSELIKAGNYTKIPIIIGYNSEEGIYFVGKTHGVSINNVEEEVNLDEIFKKDLVFPSEETKNDTVRNVLDHYFSSDTDDSIMGLVDLVSDLHIKYPVALEANLYAKTTDKPIYYYLFKYNGYINMPKFISGFMFKPGASHADELLYLFKPHTFPLPTRLFEMDMVKRMVTLWTNFAKYSDPTPKTSSLIPVRWRPSRASNPIALIIDKRLTTGPMWDEDIINFWNTTYTKYRRRNYGFRNDSDSVF, from the exons ATGAAGTATGTGGTGCTGTTCTCGCTAATATTGGCGAACTTCGTCAGGGAACCAACTCCAGTGGTAAAAGTACAGAGTGGTCTCATCAGGGGACGAGTCAGCGACGATGGAAGGATCTACGAATATTTTGGCATACCGTACGCTACTGTCACGAGGAGGAATCGATTTAAG GCGCCACTACCGCCGTCGAAATGGGACGGCATCTTCGAAGCAATCAACGAGAATATTCGATGTCCTCAGAAAATGATCGGCCCTATCATTACAGGCGAAGAGGATTGCCTTAAGTTGAATGTATATACACCAGCTGCAGTGGCTCCAGGAAAGGCGCTTCCGGTGATGGTTTTTATTCACGGTGGTTGTTTCATAGAGGGAACTGGGTCCGCATTCCTCTACGGCCCAGATTTCATAGTGGAACAGGGTGTCATATTTGTTGGCATCAACTACAGACTAAGTGTCGAAGGCTTCTTATGTCTGGGAATTAAAGAAGCACCTGGTAACGCTGGCTTGAAAGATCAAATAGCTGCTTTGAGTTGGATCAAAGAGAATATCGCTGCGTTTGGAGGTGATCCTAACAGCGTTACACTGTTCGGTGAAAGTGCTGGGTCCGCATCAATTTCTTTCTTACTCCTATCACAAGCAGCTGAAGGATTGTTCCATAGAGCTATATTACAGAGCGGCCCATCCGTTGCTCCTTGGACTATCCAGCACGATCCAATCAAAACCGCCAGTACCCTCGCTAAAGAATTCGGTTATTCTGGTGACGATCCTCATAAAATTTACAAAGTTTTATCGAGCAAATCAGCCAACGAACTGCTATCtgctataaaatatacaacaagAATGCAATACATAACAGCCGAAACGCTGTTTGTACCGTGCGTGGAAAAGAATATACCAGGTGTGGAATCACTCATAACCGAATATCCTAGTGAATTGATAAAGGCCggtaattatacaaaaattccCATAATAATTGGCTACAATAGTGAGGAAGGTAtatattttgttggaaagacaCATGGGGTCAGCATAAATAATGTAGAAGAAGAAGTGAACCTCGACGAAATATTCAAGAAAGATTTAGTATTTCCATCCGAGGAGACCAAAAACGATACAGTCAGAAACGTCCTGGACCATTACTTCTCATCTGATACAGATGACTCGATAATGGGATTAGTTGATTTAGTTTCCGACTTACATATAAAGTATCCAGTTGCGTTGGAAGCAAACTTATACGCCAAGACGACAGATAAGCCAATCTACTATTACCTCTTCAAGTATAATGGGTACATAAATATGCCAAAGTTCATATCCGGTTTTATGTTCAAACCGGGAGCATCACATGCAGATGAACTCCTGTATCTGTTCAAACCTCACACGTTTCCGTTACCAACTAGATTATTCGAAATGGACATGGTCAAGCGTATGGTGACTCTCTGGACAAACTTCGCTAAATATAG TGACCCGACACCAAAAACCTCAAGCCTCATCCCGGTGCGCTGGCGACCGAGTCGAGCATCGAATCCCATAGCGCTCATCATAGACAAGCGACTCACCACCGGACCCATGTGGGATGAAGACATCATAAACTTCTGGAACACCACATACACTAAATATAGAAGAAGAAATTATGGGTTTAGGAATGATAGTGAcagtgtattttaa